The Penicillium digitatum chromosome 6, complete sequence genome has a window encoding:
- a CDS encoding Aminotransferase, class IV: MTENFSNSPSFEIISSLRFDPGLSGAACRHASSYPDPHKSPYYLLAYNQDRLIAAAAHFQWNEALNWLQQDLQDFEKFLNASIPDRSKPWRLRIVVNNKGNVRVEANPTASIDLMSLLIPSLHANPSLPIWRVYVDTKSTTPSGFTTHKTTARDEYTSARLRAGIKSPTDLAEVLMVNPDGEVMEGSITTPYFLRGQMWITPPLSSGGNAGTTRRYALSQGFCLERTISRNDLVDGELCWLSNGVRGFFRGQVIAK, translated from the coding sequence atgaccGAGAACTTTTCAAATTCACCATCTTTCGAGATTATTTCCTCCCTTCGCTTTGACCCGGGCCTTTCAGGTGCAGCGTGTCGCCATGCATCGAGCTACCCTGATCCTCACAAATCCCCCTACTACCTCCTTGCCTATAACCAAGACCGGCTCATAGCTGCTGCTGCTCATTTTCAATGGAACGAGGCTCTAAACTGGCTGCAACAAGACCTGCAAGACTTCGAGAAGTTTCTCAACGCGTCAATTCCGGACCGAAGCAAACCGTGGAGGCTTAGGATTGTAGTGAACAATAAAGGGAATGTGAGAGTGGAGGCGAACCCAACAGCAAGCATTGATTTAATGAGTTTGCTCATTCCCTCTCTACATGCGAACCCAAGCCTGCCGATATGGCGCGTCTATGTCGATACCAAATCAACAACTCCTTCTGGCTTCACCACGCATAAAACCACCGCGCGTGATGAGTACACGTCTGCACGGCTGAGGGCGGGAATTAAGTCGCCGACAGACCTTGCAGAGGTACTGATGGTCAACCCGGATGGTGAGGTTATGGAAGGCAGCATCACTACGCCGTATTTCTTACGGGGCCAAATGTGGATCACGCCCCCACTGAGCAGCGGCGGCAATGCAGGTACAACACGGAGGTATGCGTTATCTCAGGGTTTCTGTCTAGAACGCACCATCTCCCGGAATGACCTTGTGGATGGCGAGTTGTGTTGGTTGAGCAACGGCGTAAGGGGGTTTTTTCGAGGCCAGGTCATAGCCAAGTGA
- a CDS encoding Tryptophanyl-tRNA synthetase, which yields MANEATQPPALNSLSINEKTSDSKAIGQIVTPFDVSGGVDESGKLLPVDYEKLTREFGATPINAALLERFEKVTGHRPHRFMRRSIVFSHRDLSKILDKHEKGEPFFLYTGRGPSSDSMHVGHTVPFEFTKWLQDVFDVPLVIMMTDDEKFMHSQKIEIEDSKRYTKANAKDIIAVGFDMKKTFIFSDFEFIGGAFYENMCRMAKRITINSVKGTFGFNDSNNIGEFHFCATQSAAAFSTSFPHIFGTERKKVASIPCLIPCAIDQDPYFRQCREHAEKMKYKKPSLIHSIFLPALQGPGSKMSASVDSSAIFMSDTPNKIKNKINKHAFSGGQDTAELHRELGGNTKNDVPFQYLSFFLEDDEELERIRTDYEAGKMMTGEIKQKCIAELQAYVQGFQERRAQVTDEIMAEYMRPRPLEWKGNPNPVVVEKAKK from the exons ATGGCCAACGAAGCAACCCAGCCTCCGGCACTCAACTCGTTGAGCATCAATGAGAAAACCTCGGACAGCAAGGCCATTGGCCAGATCGTCACGCCCTTCGATGTCTCCGGCGGGGTTGATGAATCTGGCAAGCTGCTGCCAGTCGACTATGAGAAGCTCACCAGGGAGTTTGGAGCCACCCCCATCAATGCAGCTCTACTGGAACGATTTGAGAAAGTGACAGGTCATCGGCCACACCGTTTCATGCGCCGGAGTATTGTGTTCAGTCACCGTGATCTGTCGAAAATTCTGGACAAGCATGAGAAGGGTGAGCCATTCTTCCTCTACACTGGTCGTGGGCCGAGTAGCGACAGCATGCACGTTGGACACACCGTGCCGTTCGAGTTCACCAA ATGGCTCCAGGATGTCTTCGATGTGCCGCTTGTCATCATGATGACCGACGACGAGAAGTTTATGCACTCTCAGaagattgagattgaggaCTCCAAGAGATACACAAAAGCAAACGCCAAGGATATCATTGCTGTTGGATTTGATATGAAGAAAACCTTTATCTTCAGTGATTTCGAATTCATCGGTGGTGCTTTCTACGAGAACATGTGCCGGATGGCAAAGAGAATTACAATCAATTCGGTCAAAGGCACATTCGGGTTTAACGACAGCAACAACATTGGCGAGTTCCACTTCTGTGCCACCCAGTCCGCTGCGGCCTTCTCTACCAGTTTCCCACACATTTTCGGCACTGAGAGGAAGAAGGTGGCATCGATTCCTTGCTTGATTCCATGCGCCATTGACCAAGACCCCTACTTCCGCCAGTGCCGTGAACATGCGGAGAAGATGAAGTACAAAAAGCCATCCCTCATCCACTCTATCTTCCTTCCCGCCCTCCAGGGTCCTGGATCCAAGATGTCCGCCAGTGTAGACAGCTCCGCCATTTTCATGAGCGACACGCCTAACAAGATCAAGAACAAAATCAACAAGCACGCTTTCTCCGGTGGCCAGGACACTGCGGAATTGCACCGCGAGCTGGGTGGCAACACCAAGAACGATGTCCCATTCCAGTACTTGTCATTCTTCCTCGAGGACGACGAGGAACTGGAGCGCATCCGTACCGATTACGAGGCTGGAAAGATGATGACCGGCGAGATCAAGCAGAAGTGTATTGCTGAGCTTCAGGCTTATGTTCAAGGGTTCCAGGAGCGCAGGGCACAGGTAACGGATGAAATCATGGCCGAGTACATGCGTCCTCGCCCTCTGGAGTGGAAGGGGAATCCCAACCCAGTGGTGGTCGAGAAGGCTAAGAAATAG